The DNA sequence CTTCCGGAGCGTCTCGTTGACCGCTTCGGCCCAGATCTCGTACCCCTTCCCCGTCGGGTGCAGGGCGTCGCTCATCACGTCCTTGGGGATGTTCCCTTCCGCGTCCAGGAACTTCTGCCCGATGTCGAGGTAGTGCACCCGCTCCCCGTCGTGGAGCCGGGAGATGACGGCGTTGATTTCGGCGATCGTCCCGCGCACGGGGTCGTCGGCCGCGCCGCGGGGAAAGATGGCGAGGAGCAGGATTTTGGCCTCCGGGAAGTCCTTCTGCAGCTCGAGGACCACGGCGCCCACCCCCTCGGCGATCTCGGCCGCGCTGTTGCGGCCGGTGTTGTTGGTGCCGATCATCAGCATCACCGCCCGGGGCTTGAAGCCCCGTCCCTCGCCGTTCTGCAGGCGGTAGAGCACCCCCTGCGTGGTGTCCCCCGCGATGCCGAAATTGGCCACCTTCAGGTCGCCGAAATATTTATCCTGCACCGGCTTGCCCGCGAACATCCCGTCCGCGTTGCGCCAGAAGTCGGTGATGGAGTCCCCCATGAAGAGGACGTCGCTCTCCCCCTTGCGGGCCACCTCGAGGTTGGCCTGGTGCTTCTGCTGGAAAAAGGGGGCCAGGTAGGGGACCGTGGCGGAGTTGGGAGGGGGGACGCGCACCGAGACGAGCCCCGGGTACTTCCGGTCGAGTTCCCTGATCTCGGGGTCGGCGGTCTCGAGAAACCGGGCCAGGGCGCGCTCGGCCGTCCGGACCTCGGCCGCCGAGGGGCGCGCGATGGCCACGGCCGCGGGCACCGGCGCGGGCGGCACCCCCGCGGGCGGCGCCTGGGCGAAGCCGGCGCCGGCCGCGCCGGCCAGAAAGAACATCACCAGACTACAACACCGATTGAATTTTCCCGATCTTTCCCTACGTTTCACGACCCGCCTCCTTGTTGAGGGGTTGATTTATGGATGCCAGACAAGCTGAAGCCATACAGTGTATGACACCCCGATACCCTATTGCAAAGGGAGAGATAATTTTGCCTCCGCCCCGGCGGTTTCCTGCGATATACTGAAAAGCACTTCAATGCCGCGCAGCGGAAGAGCCTCCGGGATCGAGCCGAGGGTGGGAGAACCGGACATGGGACAGAAAAGGGAACTCGCGCTCGCTCTCCTCGGGGCCTACGGGGTGATCACGCTGCTGCTGGGAACCCTGGCGCTCGTGCCCGTCGTGGTGCCGCATGAGCGGATTCTCCCCCTCGTCCCCGAATGCACGACGCGGGAGCGCGGGGAGCCCCCGTGCCCCCTGTGCGGCATGACGACGGCCTACCTCGACATCTCGCGCGGGGATTGGGCTGCGGCCGCCCGGAACAACCGGGGAGCGGTCCCGCTCTACCTCTTTTCCATCATCAACCTGGTCCTGTTCCCGCCCCTGGCATGGTCGGTCAGGGGCCGCATGGAGGCATACGCACCATGACCCTTCTCAGTCTCATCTGGGGCATCCTCGCCCTCGTCGGCCTCGGCATCGGCTTCATCCCCTGCCTCGGTTCGCTCAACTGGCTCAATATCCCCTTCGCCGGGGTCGGGCTGATCGTCGGCATCATCGCCCTCCTCGGGGCGGCCCCGG is a window from the Acidobacteriota bacterium genome containing:
- a CDS encoding GDSL family lipase, with the protein product MKRRERSGKFNRCCSLVMFFLAGAAGAGFAQAPPAGVPPAPVPAAVAIARPSAAEVRTAERALARFLETADPEIRELDRKYPGLVSVRVPPPNSATVPYLAPFFQQKHQANLEVARKGESDVLFMGDSITDFWRNADGMFAGKPVQDKYFGDLKVANFGIAGDTTQGVLYRLQNGEGRGFKPRAVMLMIGTNNTGRNSAAEIAEGVGAVVLELQKDFPEAKILLLAIFPRGAADDPVRGTIAEINAVISRLHDGERVHYLDIGQKFLDAEGNIPKDVMSDALHPTGKGYEIWAEAVNETLRKLMK
- a CDS encoding DUF2752 domain-containing protein; amino-acid sequence: MGQKRELALALLGAYGVITLLLGTLALVPVVVPHERILPLVPECTTRERGEPPCPLCGMTTAYLDISRGDWAAAARNNRGAVPLYLFSIINLVLFPPLAWSVRGRMEAYAP